The following coding sequences lie in one Panicum virgatum strain AP13 chromosome 6N, P.virgatum_v5, whole genome shotgun sequence genomic window:
- the LOC120677573 gene encoding uncharacterized protein LOC120677573, translated as MASGGGGRRRKPRPRARGKGKKTKYLSLSDLLIKAEVGTPPRSPGDEPAPAWEEAEVKREDGGDGAGQQQQVEPFPLHHEASTLFAALPAPSLSDILGASAGGTDESPSPSASPDGGSGFTGAEEEDLARRALRGRERWVYCSSGSSPTATTATTATTSSSSPCSSAASTGASARSLLLKLDHEEILAAWADRGSLYIGGGADSDAAPELGLDAVLVEVEPSEHAAGAPPSAACAWSAREMAPAGPERAEKVRRYKEKRRNRLFARRIRYEVRRVNAVKRPRFKGRFIKEHEESELQPT; from the exons AtggcgagtggcggcggcgggcggcggcggaagccgaGGCCGAGGGCGCGGGGCAAGGGGAAGAAGACCAAGTACCTCAGCCTCAGCGACCTCCTGATCAAGGCCGAGGTGGGGACGCCGCCGCGGTCGCCGGGGGATGAGCCCGCGCCGGcgtgggaggaggcggaggtgaAGCGGGAGGACGGCGGGGATGGGgccgggcagcagcagcaggtggaGCCGTTCCCGCTGCACCACGAGGCGTCCACCCTGTTCGCGGCGCTGCCGGCGCCGTCGCTCTCCGACATCCtcggcgcctccgccggcggcaccgacgagtcgccgtcgccgtccgcctCGCCGGACGGGGGCTCGGGGTTCACGGGCGCGGAGGAAGAGGACCtggcgcggcgcgcgctgcgGGGCAGGGAGCGGTGGGTGTACTGCAGCAGCGGCTCCTCGCCGACCGCGACcacggccaccaccgccaccacgtcgtcgtcgtcgccgtgctCGTCCGCGGCCAGCACTGGCGCCTCGGCGCGGTCGCTGCTGCTCAAGCTGGACCACGAGGAGATCCTCGCCGCATGGGCGGACCGGGGGTCGCTCtacatcggcggcggcgctgacagCGACGCCGCGCCGGAGCTGGGGCTCGACGCC GTGttggtggaggtggagccgtCCGAGCACGCCGCGggtgcgccgccgtcggcggcgtgcgcgtggaGCGCGCGGGAGATGGCACCGGCGGGGCCGGAGAGGGCGGAGAAGGTGAGGCGATACAAGGAGAAGCGGCGGAACCGGTTGTTCGCGAGGCGGATCCGGTACGAGGTTCGCCGGGTCAATGCCGTCAAGCGGCCGCGGTTCAAG GGCCGTTTCATCAAGGAACACGAGGAAAGCGAGCTCCAGCCTACATAG